The following coding sequences are from one Paenibacillus stellifer window:
- a CDS encoding FxLYD domain-containing protein, giving the protein MYCHQCGEKCAPEQKVCGKCGARLLTEEVRQAVLEVAAGAEAVRKPGSSFIRPEAGGARSPREQAPVKKRGAGRVFQWVIPLLLAGCTALGLTLLHQHEQSVNLEVLALQQQAKTEALAGKYDSAVSLLDRAGNARPGYAALARDLELAAKAAQLQTRLDSAAGLLKAKKLSEGEKELNAVEGLIGKREEPLFAPLKKELAADQVLLTVLKIKSELDKLSTVDALAAKLDTLKGLSGTEAAAVKKQIIGKIASISYSAAEQKLRKKDFAGALEEVDTGLSYDADNEKLTAYRKQVEEAKREFEKAEAERIQLAQQQAAEEDMKNRTAAVDVTGLQAVLDEYGDLMISGTATNKATRAIYSISVNLSIYDSSGAYLGETYADVSPFRLEPGESGSFSTYYYGVYDQATVSVANATWYLE; this is encoded by the coding sequence AATGTGCCCCGGAACAGAAGGTATGCGGGAAATGCGGCGCCAGGCTGTTGACGGAGGAGGTTCGTCAGGCTGTGCTGGAGGTCGCTGCGGGAGCGGAAGCAGTCCGGAAACCGGGATCGTCGTTCATTCGCCCGGAGGCGGGGGGCGCGCGCTCCCCAAGGGAGCAGGCTCCCGTCAAGAAGCGCGGAGCCGGGCGGGTATTCCAGTGGGTGATTCCGCTTCTGCTGGCGGGATGTACGGCTCTTGGGCTCACGCTGCTGCATCAGCATGAGCAATCGGTGAACCTGGAGGTGCTGGCGCTGCAGCAGCAGGCCAAGACGGAGGCGCTGGCGGGCAAGTATGACTCCGCCGTCTCGCTCCTGGATCGCGCCGGGAATGCGCGGCCGGGCTATGCCGCGCTGGCCCGGGACCTGGAGCTTGCGGCGAAGGCCGCCCAGCTTCAGACCCGGCTGGACAGCGCCGCCGGACTTCTTAAGGCGAAGAAGCTGAGCGAAGGCGAGAAGGAGCTGAACGCGGTAGAAGGGCTGATCGGCAAGCGGGAGGAGCCGCTCTTCGCGCCGCTCAAGAAGGAGCTGGCGGCAGATCAGGTGCTGCTGACCGTGCTCAAAATCAAGAGCGAGCTGGACAAGCTGAGCACGGTCGACGCACTGGCCGCGAAGCTGGATACGCTGAAAGGGCTGTCCGGAACGGAGGCGGCTGCGGTGAAGAAGCAGATTATCGGCAAAATCGCCTCGATCAGCTATTCGGCGGCCGAGCAGAAGCTGCGGAAGAAGGATTTCGCTGGAGCGCTGGAGGAGGTCGACACGGGCCTCTCCTATGACGCGGACAATGAGAAGCTGACCGCGTACCGGAAGCAGGTCGAGGAAGCCAAGCGCGAGTTCGAGAAGGCCGAAGCAGAGCGCATTCAGCTTGCCCAGCAGCAGGCAGCGGAGGAGGACATGAAGAACCGGACGGCCGCTGTCGATGTGACCGGGCTTCAGGCGGTTCTGGATGAATACGGCGATCTGATGATCAGCGGAACGGCCACCAATAAGGCGACCCGGGCGATCTATTCGATCAGCGTCAATCTCTCCATTTACGACAGCTCGGGCGCGTATCTCGGAGAAACTTACGCCGATGTCTCGCCGTTCC